In Streptomyces sclerotialus, the DNA window CGGAACTCCCGGCGGAGTCCGCACGGTGGTGGGGCACCGGCAGACTGACCGAGTTCGCGGCCGGCATCGCGGACACCGCCGTACTCGCCCAGCTGGTCGCCTCCGTGCACCGCTTCCCCTGCCCCTGGTGCGGCCTGGAACTCATCGGTGACCGCTGCGCGTTCTGCGCCGCTCCCGCGCTCCCGGCCGGACACCGCAGCCCCTCCGGCACCCCCGCGGCCCGCGGAGCCGGACCGTCCGGCCGGTCGCGGTAGCGGCCATCCGGTGCGGCGGCCACAGTGGGCACATGGACGATTACTCGGCGACGGCGGTACCCCGCCCGGTCGCGGACCCACCGCACCCCGAACTCCCCCGCTTCATGCCCCGCCCCGCTCACCGTAACCGCCCTGAACGAGGTAGTCCGCAACCATGAACTCACGCCAGCGCCGCGGCATCATCCTGCTGCTCCTGTCGGTCCTGTGCGCATTCGGCGCCTTCGCCGGCGTCCTGTCGGTGATCAGCGACGTGGAGTCCAAGGTGGGCCCCGAGGTGACCGCCTATGAGCTCAAGGCCGACGTCGCCGCGTACAAGTCCCTGGAGGCGGGGCAGTTCCGGCAGATCCGGGTGCCCGAGCGCTGGCTGCCCAGAACCGCGGTGCGGGACCTGGACGAGGTGGTGGGCAGGATCGCGGTCAACCCGCTGCGGAAGGGCTCGCTGCTCCAGTCCGACATGGTCGCCGAGCGCCCGGCCCTCCAGCCGGGCCAGCAGGAGATCGCGATCATGATCGACGCGGCGACCGGCGTGGCCGGCAAGATCACCCCCGGAGCCTCGGTCAACATCTACGCCACCTTCGCCGGCAAGGAAGGCGACGCCGACAGCTCCAAGGTCATCGTCAGCAACGCCAAGGTCATCGACGTGGGCCGGCTCACCGCGCTCAAGCCGCGGCCGGGCGAGGCGCAGAACGGCGGCGGCGAGGCGGTACCGATCACCTTCGCGCTCAAGACCCTGGACGCACAGCGCGTGGCGTACGCGGAGTCCTTCGCCACCCACGTACGCCTGGCGCTGGTCGCGCCGGGCAGCGACGCCACCATCCCGGACGATCAGCGGGACTACACCCTGGCCGGGGACAAGTGAGGTAACGGATGGTCACACGAATCCTTCCGGCCGTCGGCGACGCCGACGCGGCCCGCTCGGTGACGACGCTGCTGAGCCAGCTGCCGGACGCCGAGCCCGCCCGGCCCGTCGCCGACTCGACGCTGCTGCTCGACACCCTCGCGCAGCTCGCCGGGGAGTCGGTCGCCGACCTGCCGGAGGTCGTCCTCGTGCACGAGCGCGTCGGCCCCGTGCCCGCGCTGGAGCTGGTACGCGAGGTCGCCCTCCGCTTCCCGGCGGTCGGGGTGGTTCTGCTGACCGCCGACGCCGGCCCCGGGGTGTACTCCGCCGCCATGGACGCCGGCGCCCGCGGCGTGGTCGGCCTGCCCCTCTCGTACGACGAACTCTCGGCACGGCTCCAGGCCGCCGCGAACTGGGCGACCGGCATGCGCCGCCACCTCACGGCCGACCCCACGCTGCCGGCCGGGTCCGGCGGCACGGTCATCACGGTCAGCGGCGCCAAGGGCGGTGTCGGGACCACCACGCTCGCCGTGCAGCTGGCGCTGGCGGCCCGGTCGGTGGGCACGCACGTGGCGCTGGTCGACATGGACCTCCAGAGCGGCGATGTCGCCTCCTACCTGGACGTGCAGTTCCGCCGGTCGATAGCCGACCTGGCCGGGATCAAGGACATCTCGCCGCGCGTCCTCCAGGACGTGGTGATGCACCACGAGACGGGCATCGGGCTGCTGCTCGCGCCGGGCGAGGGAGAGCGCGGCGAGGAGGTGGACGAGCGGACCGTCCGCCAGGTCATCGGCGCGCTGCGCAGCCGGTACCACGTGGTGATCGTCGACTGCGGGGCCCAGCTGACCGGTGCGAACGCCGCCGCCATCGAGACGGCCGACGGCGCGGTGCTGGTCGTCACCCCGGACGTGGTCACCGTACGGGCCGCCAAGCGCACCGTACGGATGTGGGACCGCCTCCAGGTGCGCAAGGCCGAGGACACCCTCGCGGTGGTCAACCGGCACACCCGCGGCACGGAGATCCAGCCGCCGCTGGTCCAGCGGATCGTCGGCACCCAGGTGGCCCGGACGGCCGTGCCCGCCGGGTTCAAGGAGCTGCAGCCCGCGGTCGACTCGGGCCGGATGCAGGATCTGGACGACCGGGGCACGGTCAAGCAGGCGATGTGGGCGCTGGCCGGCGAACTGGGCCTGGGCCAGGGCCCCGAGGACGGCCCGGTGGGCCACGGCCGGAGCAGGCGCAGCAAGTACCGGAACGACCGGGGCTCGATCGGCGTCCGGCGCCGCAGGGGCGGCCACGGCGGCGCAGGCCGGGGCCGCGGGGGCGCCCCCGCCGCCGGCAGACCGGCAGGGGAGGGCTGACCTATGACGGCCTGGCGGGTACGTGTCGCGCGGCGCGTGCGGCGGATGCGGGCGGACCGGGGGCAGGTGGCGGTCGAGTTCCTCGGCATGCTGCCGCTCATCCTGGTCACCCTGGTGCTGCTGTGGCAGTGCGCGCTGGTCGGCTTCACGTACACGCTGGCCGGAAACGCCGCCGACGGGGCGGCGCGGGCTGCGGGCTCCGGCGGCCCCGGGGCGTGCGAGCGCGGCGGGACGCAGGACCTGGGGGCGAGCTGGCGGGCCACCGCCACCGTCTCGTGCAAGGTCGTGCCCGGCCTGGTCAAGGCCGAGGTCACCCTCAAGGTCCCGGTCCTCTTCCCCGGCTCCGTCGACTTCCCGTTCGACGTCCAGGGCGAGGCTGCCGCCGTCAAGGAGGAGGACTGACCCATGGTGCTGCGCGCAGGAAAGCGGGGTGACCGGGGGCAGACCGTGGTCGAGTTCCTCGGCATGCTGCCGGTCCTGGTCCTGGTGGGCCTGGCCCTGGTCCAGTTCGGCATCGCGGCGTACGCGATCCAGCAGACCGGTACGGGGGCGCGCGCCGCGGCCCGTACCGCGGGGCTGGACGAGCCGGAGATCGGTTACGCACAGGCGGGGAAGGCCGCCATGAGCGGCTGGCTCGCGGACGGGGCCGCCTTCACCCGGCGCCCCGGACCGGCCGAGGTGTCCGTCACCGCCCAGGTGACGATCCCGTCGGTCATCCCGTTCGTGAGCGACTTCGGCGCCACCGAGAAGACCGTGACCATGCCGCGTACGGAGGAGTCCGCACCATGAGCCTGAGGGCGCGCATCCACACCCCTGAGGCCCCCAACGGGCAGCAGGAGGAGAACCACCTCGTCGCGGTCTACCGCGGCAAGCTGCTGGAGGAGATCGACCTCGCGGAGATGTCCTCGCTGGCCGCCGCCGAGCGGCGGGTCCGGCTGGAACGCGTACTGGGCCACATCATCAGCCGCGAGGGCCCGGTCCTCTCCACCCACGAGCGGGCCATGCTCATCCGCCGCGTCGTCGACGAGGCGCTGGGCCTGGGCATCCTCGAACCGCTGCTGGAGGACGCCTCGATCACCGAGATCATGGTCAACGGCCCCGACCAGATCTTCGTCGAGCGGGCCGGCAAGGTCGAACTGCTGCCGCTGCGGTTCGCCTCGAACGAGCAGCTGATGCAGACCATCGAGCGCATCGTCTCCACCGTCAACCGCCGCGTGGACGAGACCAATCCGATGGTCGACGCGCGGCTGCCCTCCGGCGAGCGGGTCAACGTCATCATCCCGCCGCTGGCGCTGTCCGGCGCCGCGCTCACCATCCGCCGCTTCCCCCGCTCCTACACCCTCCAGGAGATGATCGGCCTCGGCTCGCTCGACGAGCAGATGCTGCTGCTGCTGTCCGTCCTGGTGCGGGCGAGGTTCAACATCGTCGTCTCCGGCGCGACCGGCTCCGGCAAGACCACGCTGCTCAACGCGCTCTCCGGGCTGATCCCCGAGGGCGAGCGCATCATCACCATCGAGGACTCCGCCGAGCTCCAGCTCCAGCAGACGCACGTCATCACGCTGGAGGCCCGGCCCGCCAACGTCGAGGGCAAGGGCCGGATCACCATCCGCGACCTGGTGCGCAACTCCCTCCGTATGCGCCCCGACCGGATCATCGTCGGCGAGGTGCGCGGCGGCGAGACACTGGACATGCTCCAGGCGATGTCCACGGGCCACGACGGCTCACTGGCCACCGTGCACGCCAACAGCGCCGAGGACGCGCTGATGCGGCTGCAGACCCTGGCGTCGATGTCCGAGGTGGAGATCCCGTTCGTGGCGATCAAGGACCAGATCAACAGCGCGCTGGACGTCCTCGTCCAGCTCACCCGGCACGCCGACGGCACCCGCAAGATCAGCGAGATCGCGATCGTGGACTCCCGCGGCCGCGAGGACTACCGGATCGTCTCGGTCGCCAAGTTCGTGGCCCGGCCGATGGGCGCGGACGGCAGAGTGCACGGCACCTTCGAGTACTACCCGCTGCCCCGCCGGGTCGCCGAACGCCTCTACATGAAGAACGAGCCCCTGCCGGCCGCCTTCGGCGTCGCCTCCGACGCCGGACAGCTCGTCGCGCGCAGGGGCGAGTTCCCCGCCTGACCCCTCCGCCCGCCACCCCGCCCCCTCCCGGAGGAAACCCCCGCCGCCATGGACAACCTCGTGCTCCTGACGATCGGCGCCACGCTGGTGTGCTGCGTGCTCGCCGTCCTCGGCGTACACGCCGTCGCCTCGGGCCGGGCGCAGCACGCCGCGCTGGTCGACCGGCTCGACCGGGCGGGGCAGCTCCGCGCGCCGGTCCGCCGCCGCGCCTTCCACGGCCTGGACCGCAGGCTGCGCCGTACGCGGTTCGGCAAGCGGCTGGAGGCCCGGCTCGCCGCCACCGGGCTGGACGTGACGCCCGGCGCGTTCTTCGTGGGCATGGTCGCCGCGGTCCTCGGCCTGTGGGTCCTGGCCGGCGTGCTGCTCGCGCCGTTCTTCGGGCCGATCGCCGGCGCGGCGGGCCTGTGGGGCGCCTTCGCGTACCTCAACTGGCAGCGGCAGAAGCGCACCGAGCGGTTCATCAACCAGCTCCCCGAACTCTCCCGTGTGCTCGCCAACGCCACCCAGGCGGGGCTCGCGCTCCGTACCGCGCTGGCCATGGCCGCCGAGGAGCTGGAGGCCCCCGCCGGCGAGGAGCTGAGCAAGGTCGCCGACCAGCTCGCCATCGGGCACTCCGTGGAGGACGCGCTCGGCGCGCTCGCCGAACGGCTGCCCTCCCGCGAACTGGTCGTCCTCGTCACCACGCTCGTGCTCGCCAACCGGGCGGGCGGCACGGTCGTCTCCTCGCTGCGCAATCTCACCGAGACGCTGGAGGAGCGCAAGGAGACCCGCCGCGAGGTCCGTACCCAGCTGTCGCAGGTCACCGCCACCGGCTACATCG includes these proteins:
- the cpaB gene encoding Flp pilus assembly protein CpaB — protein: MNSRQRRGIILLLLSVLCAFGAFAGVLSVISDVESKVGPEVTAYELKADVAAYKSLEAGQFRQIRVPERWLPRTAVRDLDEVVGRIAVNPLRKGSLLQSDMVAERPALQPGQQEIAIMIDAATGVAGKITPGASVNIYATFAGKEGDADSSKVIVSNAKVIDVGRLTALKPRPGEAQNGGGEAVPITFALKTLDAQRVAYAESFATHVRLALVAPGSDATIPDDQRDYTLAGDK
- a CDS encoding AAA family ATPase, encoding MVTRILPAVGDADAARSVTTLLSQLPDAEPARPVADSTLLLDTLAQLAGESVADLPEVVLVHERVGPVPALELVREVALRFPAVGVVLLTADAGPGVYSAAMDAGARGVVGLPLSYDELSARLQAAANWATGMRRHLTADPTLPAGSGGTVITVSGAKGGVGTTTLAVQLALAARSVGTHVALVDMDLQSGDVASYLDVQFRRSIADLAGIKDISPRVLQDVVMHHETGIGLLLAPGEGERGEEVDERTVRQVIGALRSRYHVVIVDCGAQLTGANAAAIETADGAVLVVTPDVVTVRAAKRTVRMWDRLQVRKAEDTLAVVNRHTRGTEIQPPLVQRIVGTQVARTAVPAGFKELQPAVDSGRMQDLDDRGTVKQAMWALAGELGLGQGPEDGPVGHGRSRRSKYRNDRGSIGVRRRRGGHGGAGRGRGGAPAAGRPAGEG
- a CDS encoding TadE/TadG family type IV pilus assembly protein, coding for MTAWRVRVARRVRRMRADRGQVAVEFLGMLPLILVTLVLLWQCALVGFTYTLAGNAADGAARAAGSGGPGACERGGTQDLGASWRATATVSCKVVPGLVKAEVTLKVPVLFPGSVDFPFDVQGEAAAVKEED
- a CDS encoding TadE/TadG family type IV pilus assembly protein, whose product is MVLRAGKRGDRGQTVVEFLGMLPVLVLVGLALVQFGIAAYAIQQTGTGARAAARTAGLDEPEIGYAQAGKAAMSGWLADGAAFTRRPGPAEVSVTAQVTIPSVIPFVSDFGATEKTVTMPRTEESAP
- a CDS encoding CpaF family protein, translated to MSLRARIHTPEAPNGQQEENHLVAVYRGKLLEEIDLAEMSSLAAAERRVRLERVLGHIISREGPVLSTHERAMLIRRVVDEALGLGILEPLLEDASITEIMVNGPDQIFVERAGKVELLPLRFASNEQLMQTIERIVSTVNRRVDETNPMVDARLPSGERVNVIIPPLALSGAALTIRRFPRSYTLQEMIGLGSLDEQMLLLLSVLVRARFNIVVSGATGSGKTTLLNALSGLIPEGERIITIEDSAELQLQQTHVITLEARPANVEGKGRITIRDLVRNSLRMRPDRIIVGEVRGGETLDMLQAMSTGHDGSLATVHANSAEDALMRLQTLASMSEVEIPFVAIKDQINSALDVLVQLTRHADGTRKISEIAIVDSRGREDYRIVSVAKFVARPMGADGRVHGTFEYYPLPRRVAERLYMKNEPLPAAFGVASDAGQLVARRGEFPA
- a CDS encoding type II secretion system F family protein; this encodes MDNLVLLTIGATLVCCVLAVLGVHAVASGRAQHAALVDRLDRAGQLRAPVRRRAFHGLDRRLRRTRFGKRLEARLAATGLDVTPGAFFVGMVAAVLGLWVLAGVLLAPFFGPIAGAAGLWGAFAYLNWQRQKRTERFINQLPELSRVLANATQAGLALRTALAMAAEELEAPAGEELSKVADQLAIGHSVEDALGALAERLPSRELVVLVTTLVLANRAGGTVVSSLRNLTETLEERKETRREVRTQLSQVTATGYIVPLMGLGALLVMNNIWPGALDKITGSVLGQGAILVALALYALGFVLVRRLGKIDV